The following proteins are co-located in the Solanum pennellii chromosome 1, SPENNV200 genome:
- the LOC107022014 gene encoding cytosolic endo-beta-N-acetylglucosaminidase 2-like, with protein MHVNILGLYVIPFFIIASSWCASLFNDLIWELVICIGFDLCLDVAVVGNLIFNGTLESDFQFSARLFEGKLLLGDSAVHFTYSVKSNGSSLLGLSLEFTSAAAEQKSVLLASSGDSLLTMIRFVRHFDNVIMPHRVTKLESESSWVIRESNILMEGYTLTKIHAVCYKLRPEVHKSESQGKTMALSPSEYHAMLGDLAINSLTLNSDFPPSTSWLVEGNFTKLSSSGSNDSRKLNVKIDWKLKGGKTHPFPKYNIYVKKQPDLLIAESNGSLQLVHEYLGVAVLEAYYVSDLVVPSGTSSITFIIQVCSLDGSLQKLEESPSPDLDVQGS; from the exons ATGCATGTTAACATATTGGGGCTTTATGTGATTCCTTTTTTCATAATAGCTTCTAGCTGGTGTGCGTCTCTGTTCAATGATTTGATTTGGGAACTGGTCATCTGCATTGGATTTGACCTATGCTTGGATGTTGCAGTAGTAGGGAACCTAATATTCAATGGAACACTTGAGAGTGATTTTCAGTTCTCAGCAAGGTTGTTTGAAGGGAAGCTTCTGTTAGGAGATTCAGCTGTTCATTTTACATATTCT GTAAAATCAAATGGAAGCTCACTGTTGGGCTTATCTCTTGAGTTCACTTCTGCTGCCGCGGAGCAAAAATCAGTATTACTTGCTTCTTCGGGTGATTCTTTGCTAACTATGATTCGTTTTGTTAGACATTTTGACAATGTTATAATGCCTCATCGTGTTACTAAATTAGAGAGTGAATCATCATGGGTCATACGAGAAAGTAATATATTGATGGAAGGATACACATTAACAAAAATCCATGCTGTATGCTATAAATTAAGGCCTGAAGTTCACAAATCAGAAAGTCAAGGTAAAACCATGGCGCTTTCTCCATCAGAATATCATGCAATGCTTGGTGATCTTGCAATAAATAGTTTGACGCTGAATTCCGACTTCCCACCATCAACTTCATGGCTTGTTGAAGGAAACTTCACTAAATTGTCGTCTTCCGGTTCAAATGACTCCAGGAAACTCAATGTCAAGATTGATTGGAAATTGAAAGGCGGGAAGACTCACCCTTTCCCCAAGTATAATATCTACGTCAAGAAACAACCCGATCTCTTAATTGCAGAATCAAATGGATCACTTCAGCTAGTCCACGAGTACCTGGGAGTTGCGGTACTTGAAGCATATTATGTATCAGATCTTGTAGTACCCTCTGGCACTTCAAGCattacattcatcattcaaGTTTGCAGTCTGGATGGATCTCTCCAAAAGCTAGAAGAGTCTCCATCTCCTGATTTAGATGTTCAAGGTTCTTAa